The nucleotide window TGGAGCAAGAATGCGGTCGAGAGCCAGTTTTATGCGTATCGCCAGCGGATCGTCTTTCAGTACGAAAACAACTATGGTTGATAGGAAACGTGTGAAACTGCATTCGATGATCGATGTGCCGATCGGACGAACACCACGACGGCACGGCCGTCAGTCGTGCCGGCAGCCGCCGGGCCGCAATAGGGGGCAATGAGTCTCGTCGCGGAGTTCACGGTCCGCCTGCCGAGATTCGAGGGCGTCCTCGACGGCGTGACCGATATGGAACTCGTCATCGAAGGGATGACCGCGTGTGATCCCGAGACGCTCTCGGTGACGTTCTGGGCCGACGGCAACGATTTCGGGACGCTCGAAGCTGGACTCGACGAGGCGTCGATGATCCACGACGTGCAGCCGTTGAGCGACCGCGTCGACGGACGGAAACTGTATCAGATCCGCCTGCCGGCCGCGACGACGACCTACTGGGCGTGGACGGATCTCGGCGGCGTGTTGCTCGACGGAACCCTCAGCCATACCGGCATGTGGATGCGGATGCGCTATCCCGATCGGGAGGCGTTCTCGGCGTATCACGACCACTGCCAGGCGCGGGGCTGTACGTTCGAACTCACCGGACTGAAATGCACGGACGACGCGCCCGAAGACGCCCACGACCTCACGGCTCCACAGACCGAACTGCTCGCCGCGGCCGTCGATAAGGGTTATTTCGACGTCCCGCGCCGCATCACGATGGGCGACCTCGCGTCGGAGTTCGACATCTCCACGCAGGCAGCCTCCGAGCGGCTGCGCCGTGGGCTCTCGAACGCCCTCCAGAACAGCATCCTCGACGGATCGACGTCGAACGAGACGATCGACCACCCGAACGTGATCGGCGGCCGTCGGGCATGACATGGCCGGCCACAACGTTAATCACGAACACGACGAGTCGGTAGGACATGGAGACGGTCAACCCGGCAACCGGCGAAGTCGTCGATGCGTACGAGGAGGCCAGTGCGAGCGACATCGACGACGCGCTCGCGCGTGCCGAGGACACCTTCGCGGAGTGGCGCGACGTCCCCCTCCGCGAGCGCGAGGAGCTCATCGCGGCCGCCGGCGACGTGCTCCGCGACAACGAGCGCAAGTACGCCGAACTGATGACCGAGGAGATGGGCAAACCGATCTCACAGGCCCACTCGGAGATCCAGAAGTGCCAGTGGCTCTGCGATCACTACGCCCAACACGCGAGCGAGTATCTCGAACCCGAAACCCATCCCAGCCCGCCCGGCACGACCGTCAAAACCGTCTACGACCCGATGGGGCCCGTGCTCGCGGTGATGCCCTGGAACTTCCCGTTCTGGCAGGCGATGCGCTTCGCGGTGCCCTACCTCGTCGCGGGTAACGTCGGTCTGCTCAAACACGCCTCGAACGTTCCCGGCTGCGCGCTCGCCATCGAGGAGGTCTTCGACGAGGCCGGCTTTCCCGACGGCGCGTTTCAGACACTGCTGGCCGGTTCGGACAAGATCGATGACGTGCTCGCCGACGACCGCGTGCGTGCGGCGACGCTCACCGGCAGCGGGCCGGCCGGCCGTGCCGTCGCCTCGACCGCCGGCGAGAATCTGAAAAAGACAGTACTAGAACTCGGCGGGAGCGATCCGTTCGTTGTACTCGACGACGCCGACGTCGACGCGGCCGCCGAGACCGGTGCGTGGGCGCGCAACCAGAACGGCGGCCAGTCGTGTATCGCCGCCAAGCGGTTCATCGTCCACGAGGACGTCTACGACGAGTTCCTCGATCGGTTCGTCGAGGAGTGCGAGGCGCTCACCGTCGGCGATCCGACAGAGGAGGACACCGATATCGGCCCGCAGGCCCAGGCGCACCTGATGGACGAGCTCCAGGATCAGGTCGAAGCGAGCGTCGACGCTGGCGCGAACGCCGTCATCGGCGGCGAGCCGCTCGATCGGGACGGTCCCTTCTATCCGCCGACCGTCCTCACCGACGTGCCCGAGGGCTGTCCGGCCGACAGCGAGGAGCTGTTCGGCCCGGTCGCATCGGTCTACTCGGTGGGCGACGAGGCAGCGGCCATCGCGAAAGCCAACGACACGGAGTTCGGCCTCGGCGCGAGCATCTGGACCGAGGATCGCGAGCGCGGCCAGCGCGTCGCCC belongs to Halococcus qingdaonensis and includes:
- a CDS encoding helix-turn-helix domain-containing protein — its product is MSLVAEFTVRLPRFEGVLDGVTDMELVIEGMTACDPETLSVTFWADGNDFGTLEAGLDEASMIHDVQPLSDRVDGRKLYQIRLPAATTTYWAWTDLGGVLLDGTLSHTGMWMRMRYPDREAFSAYHDHCQARGCTFELTGLKCTDDAPEDAHDLTAPQTELLAAAVDKGYFDVPRRITMGDLASEFDISTQAASERLRRGLSNALQNSILDGSTSNETIDHPNVIGGRRA
- a CDS encoding NAD-dependent succinate-semialdehyde dehydrogenase, yielding METVNPATGEVVDAYEEASASDIDDALARAEDTFAEWRDVPLREREELIAAAGDVLRDNERKYAELMTEEMGKPISQAHSEIQKCQWLCDHYAQHASEYLEPETHPSPPGTTVKTVYDPMGPVLAVMPWNFPFWQAMRFAVPYLVAGNVGLLKHASNVPGCALAIEEVFDEAGFPDGAFQTLLAGSDKIDDVLADDRVRAATLTGSGPAGRAVASTAGENLKKTVLELGGSDPFVVLDDADVDAAAETGAWARNQNGGQSCIAAKRFIVHEDVYDEFLDRFVEECEALTVGDPTEEDTDIGPQAQAHLMDELQDQVEASVDAGANAVIGGEPLDRDGPFYPPTVLTDVPEGCPADSEELFGPVASVYSVGDEAAAIAKANDTEFGLGASIWTEDRERGQRVARRIDAGCTYINQLTKSDPRVPFGGVKKSGYGRELSEPGIKEFVNRKTVWIE